Proteins found in one Candidatus Eisenbacteria bacterium genomic segment:
- a CDS encoding cytochrome P450 has product MARALALTQALSFPLDELMGARQLLSEDPPRHTAMRNLVNRGFTPRRIAMWEARLREFTRQCVNDIQHADEIDLVAALAMPLPVRVICEMLGVEPEQRDHFKQWSDRIIAGTTGSARNLDPLTSGFADAMRDLAEYIRGVTAQRIEQPSDDLISVLVAAQDGGSGLSAAEMTLFVLLLLVAGNETTTNLIGNATNALLSHPSQLARVGADRSLVPSWIEETLRWDAPVQFVVRRTTTDVDVAGGRLPANTHVVAILGSANRDERHWGPTAAEFDVTRNPQGHLAFGFGNHFCLGAALARLEARVALEAMLDELLRRERSEPRVEHIDSFMIRGPKRFLLRRARDGERRIPTEP; this is encoded by the coding sequence ATGGCACGCGCACTGGCACTGACGCAGGCGCTGTCGTTTCCGTTGGACGAGTTGATGGGTGCGCGCCAACTCCTCTCCGAGGATCCACCGCGGCACACCGCGATGCGCAACCTCGTCAACCGGGGATTCACACCGCGACGCATCGCCATGTGGGAGGCGCGCCTGCGTGAATTCACCCGCCAGTGCGTGAACGACATCCAGCATGCCGACGAGATCGACCTCGTGGCGGCCCTCGCCATGCCGCTGCCGGTGCGCGTGATCTGCGAGATGCTCGGCGTGGAGCCGGAGCAGCGAGACCATTTCAAGCAATGGTCCGACCGGATCATCGCCGGCACGACGGGTTCGGCGCGCAATCTGGACCCCCTCACCAGCGGCTTCGCCGACGCCATGCGGGACCTCGCGGAGTACATTCGCGGCGTCACGGCCCAGCGGATCGAGCAACCCAGCGACGATCTCATCAGCGTCCTCGTCGCGGCGCAGGACGGTGGTTCGGGCCTGAGCGCGGCCGAAATGACGCTCTTCGTTCTCCTGCTGCTCGTGGCCGGCAACGAGACCACCACGAATCTGATCGGCAACGCGACGAACGCGCTGCTGAGCCATCCTTCACAGCTCGCCCGCGTAGGCGCCGATCGAAGTCTGGTCCCGAGCTGGATCGAGGAAACCCTGCGGTGGGATGCGCCCGTCCAGTTCGTCGTTCGCCGTACCACCACCGACGTCGACGTCGCCGGCGGGCGACTGCCCGCAAACACCCACGTGGTCGCGATCCTCGGCTCTGCCAACCGCGACGAACGGCACTGGGGCCCGACCGCGGCCGAGTTCGACGTCACGCGCAATCCGCAGGGACACCTGGCGTTCGGCTTCGGCAACCACTTCTGCCTCGGTGCGGCACTGGCGCGGCTGGAAGCCCGCGTCGCGCTCGAGGCGATGCTCGATGAGCTGCTGCGCCGCGAACGCAGCGAGCCGCGCGTGGAGCACATCGATTCCTTCATGATCCGGGGACCGAAGCGCTTCCTGTTGCGGCGCGCGCGTGACGGCGAGCGACGGATCCCGACGGAGCCCTGA